One part of the Anaerolineae bacterium genome encodes these proteins:
- a CDS encoding LysM peptidoglycan-binding domain-containing protein, with protein sequence MGRWGLREIAMLCVLVWVMAACAPTLPPLPLEVPTTAEATLILRTLASPAATPRTPGTATPAPATPSAAATSAAPAPSATPFYYTVTESDTLARIAERFGVSIAALQAANGDLPARLVYPGQVLLIPAERDRPATATLARYLLTATPGIQPLPAPVCYRTPADEVVCLGWAVNAESAAPLTGVNIQVELIDAAGRVAARRAASLPQAAILPGQRAAYAVRFQAPPSFASARAGLLGDSLPGEASLPVVSLTVSEPTLTIDGGLIRLAGQVRHDGLLPVGDLLVIGVLYDDADRITGLRIERPAGALAPGAALAVDMLITPLATGTTRAVLYAEGRPILAPDTDGE encoded by the coding sequence ATGGGCCGCTGGGGTTTGCGCGAGATCGCCATGCTCTGTGTGCTCGTCTGGGTGATGGCCGCCTGCGCCCCCACATTGCCCCCCTTGCCGCTGGAAGTCCCTACCACCGCTGAGGCCACCCTCATTCTGCGCACCCTGGCCTCGCCCGCGGCTACCCCGCGCACCCCCGGAACAGCTACCCCCGCCCCGGCAACCCCTTCGGCGGCAGCCACCAGCGCCGCCCCTGCGCCCTCGGCCACGCCGTTTTACTACACCGTTACCGAAAGCGATACGCTGGCCCGCATTGCTGAGCGCTTCGGCGTAAGCATCGCTGCGTTGCAGGCCGCCAACGGCGATTTGCCCGCCCGGCTGGTCTACCCCGGCCAGGTGCTGCTGATCCCGGCGGAACGGGATAGACCCGCCACCGCCACACTGGCCCGCTACCTGCTAACCGCGACGCCGGGCATCCAGCCGCTGCCCGCCCCTGTCTGCTACCGCACGCCGGCTGACGAGGTAGTTTGCCTGGGCTGGGCCGTCAACGCGGAATCCGCCGCGCCGCTGACTGGCGTCAACATCCAGGTGGAGTTGATCGATGCTGCAGGGCGGGTGGCGGCCCGGCGCGCCGCCAGTCTGCCCCAGGCGGCCATCCTGCCCGGCCAGCGGGCCGCCTATGCTGTCCGCTTTCAGGCCCCGCCTTCCTTCGCTTCCGCCCGCGCCGGGCTGCTGGGCGATAGCCTGCCGGGGGAAGCATCCCTGCCGGTTGTCTCTCTGACTGTCAGCGAGCCGACCCTGACGATCGACGGCGGGCTGATCCGGCTGGCCGGACAGGTGCGCCATGATGGGCTGCTCCCGGTAGGCGATCTGCTGGTGATCGGTGTCCTGTACGATGACGCCGATCGGATCACGGGCCTGCGTATCGAGCGCCCCGCGGGAGCGCTGGCCCCCGGTGCGGCGCTGGCGGTGGATATGCTGATCACACCGCTGGCCACCGGGACAACCCGCGCCGTCCTCTATGCGGAAGGCAGACCGATCCTCGCGCCAGACACAGATGGGGAATAG
- a CDS encoding TIM barrel protein codes for MKFSICSYSFHRLLQDGKQDIFKYITDCKELGAAELDAWNGHFGPIRARDDVIRASGDPASAALTADELAFLARVKAAAEQAGMPFGCVAVDGAHIYEPTPEARAINRAIAYRYLDAAARLGARQIRIDSGGTADFPAEQFQIVVEGYHDLIPRARALGIELLIENHWGASNVPENVVRMLEAIDGLGLLFDTNNWAEGMRERGWALCARYARATHIKTFAFDEAGNEITADIPRIIRLLRDSGYNGVWGIESVPRDGDEYAGVRKTSALIARVLGE; via the coding sequence ATGAAGTTCAGTATTTGTTCCTACAGCTTTCACCGCCTGCTGCAGGACGGCAAGCAGGACATCTTCAAGTACATCACGGACTGCAAGGAACTGGGCGCGGCGGAACTGGACGCCTGGAACGGGCACTTCGGCCCGATCCGCGCCCGCGACGATGTGATCAGGGCGAGCGGCGACCCGGCCAGCGCCGCCCTGACCGCTGACGAGCTGGCCTTCCTGGCGCGGGTCAAAGCGGCGGCGGAACAGGCCGGGATGCCCTTTGGTTGCGTGGCCGTTGACGGGGCGCACATCTATGAGCCAACGCCGGAGGCGCGGGCCATCAACCGCGCTATCGCCTATCGCTATCTGGATGCGGCGGCGCGGCTCGGCGCCCGCCAGATCCGCATCGACTCCGGCGGTACAGCGGACTTCCCCGCTGAGCAGTTCCAGATCGTCGTCGAAGGCTATCATGACCTGATCCCGCGCGCCCGCGCCCTGGGCATTGAACTGCTGATCGAGAACCACTGGGGCGCTTCCAACGTGCCGGAGAACGTCGTCCGGATGCTGGAAGCCATCGACGGCCTGGGCCTGCTCTTTGACACCAATAACTGGGCTGAAGGGATGCGTGAGCGCGGCTGGGCGCTCTGCGCACGCTACGCCCGCGCCACCCATATCAAGACCTTCGCCTTCGACGAGGCGGGCAACGAGATCACCGCCGACATCCCCCGCATCATCCGCCTGTTGCGCGACAGTGGCTACAATGGCGTGTGGGGGATCGAGAGCGTCCCGCGCGACGGCGATGAATACGCCGGTGTGCGCAAGACCAGCGCCCTGATCGCCCGTGTCCTGGGCGAATAG
- a CDS encoding Gfo/Idh/MocA family oxidoreductase: MSSSAAEPIRLGIIGVGQIGKHHIREYARVPGAQIVAVADINEAEARRVAAEHNIPAVYTDFRALLARDDIQAVDVCLHNNLHMPVTVAALEAGKDVYCEKPMAGAYIDALRMYETARQTGRRLSIQLSTLFKDETLAARRLIDAGELGRLYHARSTGHRRRGRPYVDGYGTPAFVQKAQASGGALYDMGVYHIARMLYLLDNPDVLTISGKTYQETPMDLQRQALSGYDVEELGLGFVRLAGGVTLDIIEAWAVHLDRFDGSIVLGSLGGIRLEPFGFYRNAGDLQLDCTADMGAFNWRRHNVYPDGDVYDSPQHHWIAALQGRVDLLPTDALALNTMLISEGIYLSERLGREVRAEEVRARSVSTAAAV; encoded by the coding sequence ATCAGCAGTTCTGCAGCGGAACCGATCCGCCTGGGTATCATCGGCGTGGGGCAGATCGGCAAGCATCACATTCGTGAATACGCCAGAGTCCCCGGCGCCCAGATCGTCGCCGTGGCCGACATCAACGAGGCCGAAGCGCGGCGTGTGGCCGCCGAGCACAACATCCCCGCCGTGTACACCGACTTCCGCGCCCTGCTGGCGCGGGACGACATCCAGGCTGTCGATGTTTGCCTGCACAATAACCTGCATATGCCGGTCACCGTGGCCGCGCTGGAAGCGGGCAAAGACGTCTACTGCGAAAAACCGATGGCCGGGGCGTATATCGACGCACTGCGGATGTATGAGACGGCGCGTCAGACCGGGCGGCGACTGAGCATCCAGCTTAGCACCCTGTTCAAAGACGAGACACTGGCCGCCCGCCGCCTGATCGACGCCGGGGAACTGGGGCGGCTTTACCACGCCCGTTCAACCGGCCACCGCCGTCGGGGGCGTCCCTATGTGGACGGCTACGGCACGCCCGCCTTCGTACAAAAGGCGCAGGCCAGCGGCGGCGCGCTCTACGACATGGGCGTCTACCACATCGCCCGGATGCTTTACCTGCTGGACAACCCGGATGTGCTGACCATCAGCGGCAAGACCTACCAGGAAACGCCAATGGACCTGCAGCGCCAGGCCCTCAGCGGCTATGACGTGGAGGAGCTGGGGCTGGGCTTTGTACGGCTGGCGGGCGGCGTGACACTGGACATCATCGAAGCCTGGGCCGTGCATCTGGATCGCTTCGACGGTTCGATCGTGCTGGGATCGCTGGGCGGCATCCGCCTGGAACCATTCGGGTTCTACCGCAACGCGGGTGACCTGCAACTGGATTGCACAGCGGATATGGGCGCGTTCAACTGGCGGCGGCACAATGTTTACCCCGACGGCGATGTCTACGATAGCCCGCAGCATCACTGGATCGCCGCGTTACAGGGGCGCGTGGACCTGCTGCCCACTGACGCGCTGGCGCTCAACACCATGCTGATCTCGGAGGGCATCTACCTCTCCGAACGCCTGGGACGGGAGGTCAGGGCGGAGGAAGTGCGCGCCCGGTCGGTCTCCACCGCGGCAGCGGTCTGA
- the lexA gene encoding repressor LexA yields MITSDQPNPFEELSERQRNILLFIEKFSDQKGFPPTIREIGEACDIASTSVVNYNLNKLVEAGWLERTREKSRGIRLLRRRTGVPLIEQPVRAYEPANVALVPLVGRIVASEPVLLPGSDFGQYYDPDIDVIEVSRTMLRGLDPGEVFALKVQGDSMIDALIDDGDIVILRKQQTCQDGDLVAVWLPDDSTTTLKEFHDEGTRIRLQPRNPNMKPIYVHPNNCQIQGKVLGVVRML; encoded by the coding sequence ATGATCACCAGCGACCAGCCAAACCCTTTTGAAGAACTTTCCGAGCGCCAGCGGAATATCCTTCTGTTCATCGAGAAATTCTCCGACCAGAAAGGCTTCCCGCCGACTATCCGCGAGATCGGCGAAGCCTGTGACATCGCCTCAACGTCGGTGGTCAACTACAATCTGAATAAGCTGGTTGAAGCGGGCTGGCTGGAGCGCACGCGGGAGAAATCGCGTGGCATCCGCCTGCTGCGGCGGCGCACCGGCGTCCCGCTGATCGAGCAGCCCGTGCGCGCCTACGAGCCGGCCAATGTCGCCCTGGTGCCACTAGTCGGGCGCATAGTCGCCAGCGAACCGGTGTTGCTGCCGGGCAGTGACTTCGGCCAGTATTACGACCCCGACATTGACGTGATTGAGGTGTCGCGCACCATGTTGCGCGGCCTGGACCCCGGCGAGGTCTTCGCCCTCAAGGTGCAGGGCGACTCGATGATCGACGCTCTGATCGACGATGGCGATATCGTCATCCTGCGCAAGCAACAGACCTGCCAGGATGGCGACCTGGTGGCCGTCTGGCTGCCGGATGATAGCACCACCACCCTCAAGGAGTTCCACGACGAAGGGACGCGCATTCGCCTGCAGCCGCGCAACCCCAACATGAAGCCGATTTACGTCCATCCCAACAACTGCCAGATTCAGGGCAAGGTGCTGGGCGTAGTGCGCATGCTCTGA
- a CDS encoding M42 family metallopeptidase gives MQYVEDAFAALQMPGLSTSRTRKGALLIRVAGRAADAPRGLTAHADTLGLMVKEIKSSGRLRATNIGGIMWSGIEFEGVTVRTHDNRRYRGSVIPVNPGVHVNRGVHTTERNEETMEIRLDERVTSADDVRVLGIEVGDFIFLDPRVELSPSGFVRSRFLDDKAGVACIYGGLAALQAAGAVPAQDTYILITNYEEVGHGGAAGWPDDLAEMVVVDMAALGDGQNSDEFHTTICVKDSGGPYHFEVNNRLRRLAETFSIPYRVDIYPHYASDGTAYWRAGGDARVGLIGPGVDASHSYERTHREALEHSAHLIARYLLDEG, from the coding sequence ATGCAGTATGTAGAAGATGCCTTTGCCGCGCTGCAGATGCCCGGCCTGAGCACGTCCCGCACGCGCAAAGGGGCACTGCTGATCCGGGTGGCGGGCAGGGCTGCTGACGCGCCGCGCGGCCTGACCGCCCACGCCGATACGCTCGGCCTGATGGTCAAGGAGATCAAGAGCAGCGGACGGCTACGTGCCACCAACATCGGGGGGATCATGTGGAGCGGCATCGAATTTGAGGGCGTTACCGTCCGCACGCATGATAACCGCCGCTACCGGGGCAGTGTAATCCCGGTCAACCCCGGCGTGCATGTTAACCGCGGCGTCCACACCACCGAACGCAACGAGGAGACGATGGAAATCCGCCTGGACGAGCGGGTGACCAGCGCTGACGACGTGCGGGTGCTGGGTATCGAGGTCGGCGACTTCATCTTCCTTGACCCGCGCGTGGAACTATCGCCCAGCGGTTTTGTTCGTTCCCGCTTTCTGGATGACAAGGCGGGCGTAGCCTGTATTTACGGCGGGCTGGCCGCGCTACAGGCGGCGGGCGCTGTCCCCGCCCAGGACACGTACATCCTGATCACCAACTACGAGGAAGTCGGGCATGGCGGCGCGGCGGGCTGGCCGGACGATCTGGCGGAGATGGTCGTGGTGGATATGGCTGCGCTGGGCGACGGGCAAAACTCCGACGAATTCCACACCACCATCTGCGTCAAGGATAGCGGCGGGCCATACCACTTCGAGGTTAATAACCGGCTGCGCCGCCTGGCGGAAACCTTCAGCATCCCGTACCGGGTGGACATCTACCCGCACTACGCCTCAGATGGTACGGCCTACTGGCGGGCGGGGGGTGACGCACGGGTCGGTTTGATCGGGCCGGGCGTGGACGCCTCGCACTCCTACGAGCGCACCCACCGCGAGGCGCTGGAACATTCCGCGCACCTGATCGCCCGTTACTTGCTGGATGAGGGGTAA
- a CDS encoding YtxH domain-containing protein — MRRIGMFILGVALGALVGVVLAALLTPASGEKMRKEAQAYYEQLLAEARQAAEARRRQLELELRDMTGGADSPA; from the coding sequence ATGCGCCGAATAGGGATGTTCATACTGGGGGTGGCGCTGGGGGCGCTGGTCGGGGTGGTGCTGGCGGCTTTGCTGACGCCCGCCTCCGGCGAGAAGATGCGCAAGGAAGCGCAGGCCTACTACGAGCAGCTCCTCGCCGAGGCACGGCAGGCCGCCGAGGCCCGCCGCCGGCAGCTTGAGCTGGAACTGCGGGACATGACCGGCGGCGCGGATAGCCCCGCCTGA
- a CDS encoding histidine phosphatase family protein, protein MALIYLIRHPHTQINLETPASSWGLSEIGQAQTAALLNAPFWPHISAVYPSREPKAVTAAKEAALRYNIPVVPRSAFGELDRSAYTAPDEHSYEAAVAACFANPAESPHGWEPAAAALHRFKREMAQVLSWHPSEESIAVISHGLVLTLYLAHLRGQLPTLSAWRAVGFAAVAAVDRASLRPLCAFLTAPYPNLPLP, encoded by the coding sequence ATGGCCCTGATTTACCTGATCCGTCACCCGCACACCCAGATCAACCTGGAGACTCCGGCCTCAAGCTGGGGCCTCAGCGAGATCGGGCAGGCGCAAACAGCGGCCCTCCTCAACGCGCCCTTCTGGCCGCACATCAGTGCCGTCTACCCCAGCCGCGAGCCAAAAGCGGTCACGGCAGCCAAAGAAGCGGCCCTGCGCTACAACATCCCGGTTGTCCCCCGCTCGGCCTTTGGCGAACTGGACCGCAGCGCCTATACCGCCCCGGACGAACACAGCTATGAAGCGGCTGTCGCCGCCTGCTTCGCCAACCCGGCGGAAAGCCCGCACGGTTGGGAACCAGCCGCCGCCGCGCTGCACCGCTTCAAGCGAGAAATGGCCCAGGTGCTTTCCTGGCACCCATCAGAAGAATCGATCGCGGTTATCTCGCATGGGCTGGTGCTGACGCTTTACCTGGCTCACCTGCGCGGCCAGCTTCCCACCCTCAGCGCCTGGCGGGCGGTGGGCTTCGCGGCGGTCGCCGCGGTAGATCGGGCCAGTCTGCGCCCGCTTTGCGCCTTCCTGACCGCCCCATACCCCAACCTGCCCCTGCCCTGA
- a CDS encoding cytochrome-c peroxidase: protein MSGRPIAVATLLTLLVIATGGMLAGDGPSTSDLRALLEAHGVEALPALPPPDPARYALGEALFFDPILSGNRDIACATCHHPLLATGDGVSLGLGTGTSGLGPARFHMPGRPFIARHAPELFNRGQPAWQVMFWDGRVMQEADGRFSTPAGEALPGGLSGVLAAQAMFPVTSPAEMRGFPGDVDIDGAENTLALLDDPALDPDYAAIWAALTDRLLAVPGYVDLFRAAFPDMPPEQIGFQHAAEAIAAYEAAAFAFADSPFDRFLAGDDTALSNKARQGAWLFYGAAGCARCHAGPLLTDQAFHNVAAPQLGPGQEEEGPLDYGRGRRTHNPAEHFAFRTPPLRNVALTAPYLHNGAYTTLEGAVRHMIAPLDELRGYDPGQLTPELAANIWNDPLTLEAILSTLDPLAGSPMPLTDEDIAALLAFLEALTDPAAADLSDLIPPAVPSGLPVGGY from the coding sequence GTGTCCGGACGACCGATCGCCGTTGCTACCTTGCTCACCCTGCTGGTGATCGCCACTGGCGGCATGCTGGCCGGGGATGGGCCGTCCACCAGCGACCTGCGCGCCTTGCTGGAGGCGCACGGCGTGGAAGCACTGCCGGCGCTCCCGCCACCGGATCCGGCGCGCTACGCGCTGGGGGAGGCGCTTTTCTTCGACCCGATTCTCAGCGGCAACCGGGATATCGCCTGCGCCACCTGTCACCACCCGCTGCTGGCCACCGGCGACGGGGTGTCGCTGGGCCTGGGCACGGGCACGAGCGGACTTGGCCCGGCCCGCTTCCATATGCCCGGTCGCCCCTTCATCGCCCGTCACGCGCCGGAACTGTTCAACCGGGGGCAGCCCGCCTGGCAGGTGATGTTCTGGGATGGGCGGGTGATGCAGGAGGCCGATGGCCGCTTTAGCACCCCGGCGGGGGAGGCGCTGCCGGGCGGGCTATCAGGCGTCCTGGCGGCCCAGGCCATGTTTCCGGTCACCTCCCCGGCGGAGATGCGCGGTTTCCCCGGCGACGTCGACATCGATGGTGCAGAGAATACGCTGGCCCTGCTGGACGACCCGGCACTTGACCCCGACTACGCCGCGATCTGGGCGGCGCTGACCGATCGGCTGCTGGCCGTGCCGGGCTATGTTGACCTGTTCCGGGCGGCATTCCCGGACATGCCGCCGGAGCAGATCGGCTTCCAGCATGCGGCAGAGGCCATCGCCGCTTACGAGGCGGCGGCCTTCGCCTTCGCGGACAGCCCCTTTGATCGCTTCCTGGCCGGGGACGATACCGCCCTGAGCAACAAGGCGCGGCAAGGCGCCTGGCTGTTCTACGGCGCGGCGGGCTGCGCCCGCTGCCATGCCGGGCCGCTGCTGACCGACCAGGCATTTCACAACGTGGCCGCGCCCCAGCTGGGTCCTGGCCAGGAGGAGGAAGGACCGCTCGACTATGGGCGCGGGCGGCGCACCCATAACCCGGCGGAGCACTTCGCCTTCCGTACCCCGCCGCTGCGTAATGTTGCCCTGACCGCGCCGTACCTGCACAATGGGGCCTACACGACGCTGGAAGGCGCAGTGCGGCACATGATCGCCCCGCTGGATGAGCTGCGCGGCTATGATCCGGGGCAACTCACGCCGGAACTGGCGGCTAATATCTGGAACGATCCGCTAACGCTGGAAGCGATCCTGAGCACGCTCGACCCGCTGGCCGGATCCCCTATGCCACTGACAGACGAGGATATAGCGGCGCTGCTGGCCTTCCTGGAGGCGCTGACCGATCCCGCCGCCGCTGACCTGAGCGACCTGATCCCGCCTGCCGTGCCCAGCGGCCTGCCCGTCGGTGGGTATTGA
- a CDS encoding GNAT family N-acetyltransferase, which produces MPEITTTVYADADLPEALRPLLAVWEKACFTPNEYTWSRAQWRVIVWDGGMPVSHAGVVARRCALDGQPLPLAGLSTVMTPPEFRRRGYASAAVARAGEFMREALRAPFGLLVTGPDRAPLYARHGWQQVDDPLLVAMPDGSKRQMKAVVMILPLAGRPWPGGTIDLCGLPW; this is translated from the coding sequence ATGCCAGAAATCACCACTACCGTCTATGCTGACGCCGACCTGCCGGAAGCGCTGCGCCCGCTGCTCGCCGTGTGGGAGAAAGCCTGCTTCACCCCCAATGAGTACACCTGGAGCCGGGCGCAATGGCGGGTGATCGTGTGGGATGGCGGCATGCCGGTCAGCCACGCCGGTGTCGTCGCCCGCCGCTGCGCGCTGGACGGCCAGCCGTTGCCCCTGGCCGGGCTGAGCACGGTGATGACCCCGCCTGAGTTTCGACGGCGGGGGTATGCCTCGGCTGCTGTCGCTCGTGCTGGCGAGTTCATGCGGGAAGCCCTGCGCGCTCCGTTTGGTCTGCTGGTGACCGGCCCCGATCGCGCCCCGCTGTATGCCCGCCACGGCTGGCAGCAGGTCGACGATCCGCTGCTGGTAGCCATGCCGGATGGGAGCAAGCGCCAGATGAAGGCCGTGGTTATGATTCTGCCGCTGGCGGGCCGCCCCTGGCCGGGCGGGACAATCGACCTGTGCGGCCTGCCCTGGTGA
- a CDS encoding GNAT family N-acetyltransferase — protein sequence MQPVITLWRAGDVPRLWLDQIAAWFLHEFHWPMAHTAPADWRVLATIGGDLIGHLSITEREATVGGEPVALAGIGAVIVQPGWRGRGVGRALLARAEAAMREETAADFGLLICEAHRLTFYTALGWQPVAGPLFFTSWRGERQQASQHVLILPLREGLTWPPGEIDLCGLPW from the coding sequence ATGCAGCCAGTGATCACGCTCTGGCGGGCGGGGGATGTGCCCCGGCTATGGCTTGACCAGATCGCGGCCTGGTTTCTTCATGAATTCCACTGGCCGATGGCGCACACCGCGCCCGCTGACTGGCGCGTGCTGGCCACCATCGGCGGTGACCTGATCGGTCACCTGAGCATCACGGAGCGGGAAGCTACCGTCGGGGGGGAGCCGGTGGCGCTGGCCGGGATCGGGGCAGTGATCGTCCAGCCGGGCTGGCGCGGGCGCGGCGTAGGGCGGGCGCTGCTGGCCCGCGCCGAAGCTGCCATGCGAGAAGAGACAGCAGCGGACTTCGGCCTGCTCATCTGTGAGGCACACCGTCTGACATTTTACACGGCCCTGGGCTGGCAACCGGTGGCGGGGCCGCTGTTTTTCACCAGCTGGCGCGGGGAACGCCAGCAAGCCAGCCAGCACGTCCTGATCCTGCCGCTGCGGGAGGGATTGACCTGGCCGCCGGGCGAGATCGATCTGTGCGGGCTGCCCTGGTGA
- the guaA gene encoding glutamine-hydrolyzing GMP synthase — MTDLKQGGLVIVDYGSQYTQLIARRVREQGVYAALVPYTASAEQALEHRPAGIILSGGPASVYEAGAPDLPRWVLASGLPVLGICYGLQLLTQALGGRVAPAREREYGPATIAIAAPGPLFAGLEPQQPVWMSHGDRLEALPPGFRVLARSENSPYAAIGDETRRLYGVQFHPEVTHTPAGAEMLRNFALGICGCEPRWQPEAFITQAIAAIQERVGGGRVVLGLSGGVDSAVAAALLRRAIGDRLLPIFVNNGLLRLNEAEEVIRTFRDEQGLHNLLAIDATETFLEALSGVTDPEQKRQIIGRVFVEVFEQAAERSGALDWLAQGTIYPDVIESAGTGRPGAHVIKSHHNVGGLPERMRERLVEPLRDLFKDEVRRVGAALGLPEAILWRQPFPGPGLAVRCLGEVTWERLETLRKADAILRQELAAADMLRGETAQAFAVLLPVRSVGVMGDQRTYGEVVALRAVTTQDFMTADWARLPYDLLGRIVSRIVSEVPGVNRVVYDITPKPPATIEWE, encoded by the coding sequence ATGACCGATCTCAAGCAGGGCGGCCTGGTGATCGTCGATTACGGGTCGCAGTACACCCAGCTGATCGCCCGCCGGGTGCGGGAGCAGGGTGTCTATGCCGCGCTGGTGCCCTATACCGCCAGCGCCGAACAGGCGCTGGAACACCGCCCTGCCGGGATCATCCTCTCCGGAGGGCCGGCCAGTGTCTATGAGGCGGGCGCGCCGGACCTGCCGCGCTGGGTGCTGGCCAGCGGCCTGCCCGTCCTGGGCATCTGCTACGGCCTGCAATTGCTCACCCAGGCCCTCGGCGGGCGGGTAGCCCCGGCCCGTGAACGCGAGTATGGCCCGGCCACGATTGCCATCGCTGCGCCCGGCCCGCTTTTTGCCGGGCTGGAGCCGCAACAGCCGGTGTGGATGAGCCACGGCGACCGCCTGGAGGCGCTTCCGCCGGGCTTTCGGGTATTGGCCCGTTCGGAGAATTCACCCTACGCCGCCATCGGCGACGAAACGCGCCGCCTGTATGGCGTGCAGTTCCACCCGGAAGTTACCCATACCCCCGCTGGCGCCGAGATGTTGCGCAACTTCGCCCTGGGCATCTGTGGCTGTGAACCGCGCTGGCAACCGGAAGCGTTCATTACCCAGGCGATAGCAGCCATTCAGGAGCGTGTCGGCGGGGGGCGCGTCGTGCTGGGACTCAGCGGCGGCGTAGATTCGGCGGTGGCTGCTGCTTTGCTGCGGCGGGCCATCGGCGACCGTCTGCTGCCGATTTTCGTCAACAACGGCCTGCTGCGCCTCAATGAGGCCGAGGAGGTCATCCGCACCTTTCGCGACGAGCAGGGCCTGCATAACCTGCTGGCCATTGACGCGACAGAAACCTTTCTGGAGGCGCTCAGCGGTGTGACCGATCCGGAACAGAAGCGGCAGATCATCGGGCGGGTGTTTGTGGAGGTCTTCGAACAGGCGGCGGAGCGTTCCGGGGCGCTGGACTGGCTGGCCCAGGGGACGATCTACCCGGATGTGATCGAGAGCGCGGGCACCGGGCGGCCCGGCGCCCACGTGATCAAAAGCCATCACAACGTTGGCGGCCTGCCGGAGCGGATGCGGGAGCGCCTGGTGGAGCCACTGCGTGACCTGTTCAAGGATGAGGTACGGCGGGTGGGGGCGGCGCTGGGCCTGCCGGAGGCGATCCTCTGGCGGCAGCCCTTCCCCGGGCCGGGGCTGGCCGTCCGCTGCCTGGGCGAAGTCACCTGGGAGCGGCTGGAAACGCTCCGCAAGGCCGACGCCATCCTCCGCCAGGAGCTGGCGGCAGCGGACATGCTACGCGGGGAGACGGCTCAGGCTTTCGCCGTGCTGTTGCCGGTACGCAGTGTGGGCGTGATGGGCGACCAGCGCACCTATGGCGAGGTGGTTGCCCTGCGGGCGGTGACCACACAGGACTTCATGACCGCTGACTGGGCGCGCCTGCCCTACGATCTGCTGGGGCGCATCGTCAGCCGGATCGTCAGCGAAGTGCCGGGCGTCAACCGGGTGGTCTACGACATCACCCCCAAGCCTCCGGCCACGATCGAATGGGAGTGA
- the xpt gene encoding xanthine phosphoribosyltransferase — protein sequence MDELKARILAEGQNLGHGILKIDSILNHQMDPLLMKRMGEEFARRFADRHVQRILTAEVSGIGPALMTGLVMNVPVVYARKQKPLTMSGPVYLEVAPSHTKGGEVLLLVSAEFLHAGENVLVLDDFLASGQTIEKLVRMVFSAKANLVGIAAVIEKLFEGGRERMAKYGVPIEVLVSISEMTDDGRIIFAN from the coding sequence GTGGACGAATTGAAGGCGCGCATTCTGGCCGAGGGGCAAAACCTCGGCCATGGCATTCTCAAGATCGACAGCATCCTCAACCACCAGATGGACCCCCTCCTGATGAAGCGTATGGGCGAGGAATTCGCCCGCCGCTTTGCCGACAGGCATGTGCAGCGCATCCTGACGGCGGAAGTTTCCGGTATTGGCCCGGCCCTGATGACCGGCCTGGTGATGAACGTGCCGGTGGTTTACGCCCGCAAACAGAAACCGCTGACTATGTCCGGCCCCGTCTACCTGGAAGTTGCGCCCAGCCATACCAAAGGCGGCGAAGTGTTGCTGCTCGTCTCCGCTGAATTTCTGCACGCTGGCGAGAACGTGCTCGTCCTGGATGACTTTCTGGCCTCCGGGCAGACGATCGAAAAGCTGGTGCGCATGGTTTTCAGCGCCAAAGCCAACCTGGTCGGGATCGCGGCGGTGATCGAGAAGCTCTTTGAAGGCGGGCGCGAGCGCATGGCCAAGTATGGCGTACCGATCGAAGTACTGGTCAGCATCAGCGAGATGACCGATGACGGGCGCATCATCTTTGCCAACTGA